The proteins below are encoded in one region of Opisthocomus hoazin isolate bOpiHoa1 chromosome 24, bOpiHoa1.hap1, whole genome shotgun sequence:
- the H2AX gene encoding histone H2AX: protein MSGRGKSGGKARAKAKSRSSRAGLQFPVGRVHRLLRRGHYAERVGAGAPVYLAAVLEYLTAEILELAGNAARDNKKTRIIPRHLQLAVRNDEELNKLLGGVTIAQGGVLPNIQAVLLPKKTGGGGGAGPTKAGKKGSGQQSQEY, encoded by the coding sequence ATGTCTGGCCGTGGCAAGAGCGGCGGTAAGGCCCGAGCTAAGGCCAAGTCTCGCTCGTCCCGGGCTGGGCTGCAGTTCCCGGTCGGGCGCGTTCACCGGCTGCTGCGGCGCGGGCACTACGCGGAGCGGGTGGGGGCCGGCGCGCCCGTGTACCTGGCCGCCGTGCTGGAGTACCTGACGGCCGAGATCCTGGAGCTGGCGGGCAACGCGGCGCGCGACAACAAGAAGACGCGCATCATCCCCCGTCACCTGCAGCTGGCGGTGCGCAACGACGAGGAGCTCAACAAGCTGCTGGGCGGCGTCACCATCGCGCAGGGCGGCGTTCTGCCCAACATCCAGGCCGTGCTGCTGCCCAAGAAgacgggcggcggcggcggcgcgggccccACCAAGGCCGGCAAGAAGGGCAGCGGGCAGCAGTCGCAGGAGTACTAG